The Stratiformator vulcanicus genome has a segment encoding these proteins:
- a CDS encoding response regulator transcription factor: MKLLIVEDEEALAAGLAFNFKQEGYAVTVAMDGRSALNHYSGDKSPFDVIILDLMLPGMSGYDVCREIRKQDRRVPILILSARQLPEDRTLAFDAGTDQYLSKPFSLPEVISRVKNLLARRSDREAEVTSSTPGGQFQFDGVTIDFDQFQVVIDRPDKQEKHELTTLEAQLLRYFIQHEGRVLPRMEILENVWPPDSDVTTRTIDNFVMRLRRMIEADPANPQFLLSVRGTGYKFRARSDS, encoded by the coding sequence ATGAAACTCTTAATCGTTGAAGATGAGGAAGCGCTGGCCGCCGGGCTAGCGTTCAATTTTAAGCAGGAAGGCTACGCCGTCACCGTGGCGATGGACGGCCGCAGCGCGCTGAATCACTATTCCGGCGATAAGTCGCCTTTTGACGTGATCATTCTCGACCTGATGCTCCCGGGCATGAGCGGTTACGACGTTTGCCGGGAGATTCGCAAGCAGGATCGCCGGGTGCCGATTCTGATTCTCAGCGCCCGACAGCTTCCCGAGGATCGCACCCTCGCCTTCGACGCCGGGACCGACCAGTACCTGTCGAAGCCGTTTTCTCTGCCCGAGGTCATCTCCCGCGTGAAGAATCTGCTGGCCCGGCGTTCCGACCGGGAGGCGGAGGTGACGTCTTCAACGCCCGGCGGCCAGTTTCAGTTCGACGGCGTGACAATCGATTTCGATCAATTTCAGGTGGTGATCGACCGGCCCGACAAGCAGGAAAAGCATGAACTGACCACCCTCGAAGCCCAACTCCTCCGCTACTTCATTCAGCATGAAGGCCGGGTCCTTCCGCGAATGGAAATCCTCGAGAACGTGTGGCCCCCCGACTCCGACGTCACAACCCGAACTATCGACAATTTTGTCATGCGGCTCCGACGCATGATCGAGGCCGACCCCGCCAATCCTCAGTTCCTGCTGTCCGTCCGCGGAACAGGCTATAAATTCCGCGCCCGAAGCGACTCGTAA
- a CDS encoding sensor histidine kinase: MPTLIRKSRTLHLPITLSVVLMSLNIALMVCWIIFLAQGSQWSALTVGTVLFALILVGLTFYLVLSIKSVRLHQRQINFVDSVTHELKSPIASLRLYIDTLRMRQELDAEQRTEFYETMARELSRLEELINQLLEVGRLERLGEETSPEDVALEPLLRKCAENACKHHQVEFEPVFAFDAHPAFVHARPMLLEMIFGNLLDNAVKYGGDEPSVEVEVRVHRRRVVTRIADSGPGVPPEQRKKIFDLFYRGGNELQRTRKGTGLGLYIVRTLVHILRGHIHVYNRYRKPGSIFEVELPGREG; this comes from the coding sequence TTGCCCACCCTCATTCGGAAATCGCGAACGCTGCACTTGCCGATCACGCTCAGCGTGGTTCTGATGTCGCTGAATATCGCGCTGATGGTCTGCTGGATCATCTTTTTAGCCCAAGGGTCGCAATGGTCGGCGCTCACGGTCGGGACGGTTTTGTTCGCGCTGATTCTGGTCGGGCTGACCTTCTATCTTGTGCTGAGCATCAAATCAGTCCGTCTGCACCAGCGGCAGATTAATTTCGTCGACAGCGTGACGCACGAATTGAAAAGTCCGATCGCGTCACTGCGGCTCTATATCGACACGCTGCGGATGCGACAGGAACTCGATGCGGAGCAGCGGACTGAGTTCTATGAGACCATGGCCCGAGAACTCAGTCGTCTCGAAGAATTAATAAATCAATTACTCGAGGTCGGCCGGCTCGAGCGCCTCGGCGAGGAGACCTCTCCCGAGGATGTGGCGTTGGAACCGCTCCTCCGCAAATGTGCTGAAAACGCTTGCAAACATCATCAGGTCGAATTCGAACCGGTCTTCGCTTTCGATGCCCACCCCGCTTTCGTGCACGCCCGACCGATGCTGCTCGAGATGATCTTCGGTAATCTGCTCGACAACGCCGTTAAATATGGCGGTGATGAACCATCCGTTGAAGTGGAGGTCCGCGTGCATCGTCGCCGCGTCGTCACGCGGATCGCCGACAGCGGCCCCGGCGTGCCGCCCGAACAGCGAAAGAAGATTTTCGATCTCTTCTATCGTGGCGGCAACGAACTGCAACGCACTCGAAAAGGGACCGGGCTGGGGCTTTACATCGTCCGCACGCTGGTCCACATTCTCCGCGGCCACATCCACGTCTATAACCGCTACCGCAAGCCGGGGAGCATCTTCGAAGTCGAACTGCCGGGGCGGGAAGGATGA
- a CDS encoding sialidase family protein, which translates to MAKNGFYLAVGHKGVRMSSRDARTWSKPEMDDRRYFRTVAFGNNTAIAAGKNDYSVTKDGKNWSKAQSLPKGGNGIGFITYGNGQFIGTGTDVNYNGTTFYYTDDGQNWTKDDQKGKGLLRLVWGDNQYVAVGGSGRIARSKDGRKWEDAPDTKPIDTLIDVAYGDGTYVGVGLHGLRMSSQDGLKWNFKERGLEGEHFNTVIWTGEKFVAVGNGGTLESPNGRSWERIPNENAPLACCYGDGVFVGSHWKGRILRSTDGYKFDEVLKLDNHIEAIIYAEA; encoded by the coding sequence ATGGCAAAAAATGGTTTCTACCTCGCGGTCGGTCACAAAGGCGTCCGCATGAGCTCGCGGGACGCGAGAACGTGGTCGAAGCCGGAAATGGACGATCGCCGATACTTCCGAACGGTCGCTTTCGGCAACAACACCGCGATCGCTGCGGGCAAGAATGATTATTCCGTCACCAAAGACGGTAAGAATTGGTCGAAAGCTCAATCATTACCCAAGGGTGGGAACGGCATCGGGTTTATCACTTATGGCAACGGCCAATTCATCGGCACCGGCACCGACGTTAACTACAATGGCACGACGTTTTACTACACCGACGACGGCCAGAATTGGACCAAAGACGATCAAAAGGGCAAAGGGCTGCTTCGATTGGTCTGGGGCGACAACCAATACGTCGCCGTCGGCGGGAGCGGCCGCATCGCCCGTTCGAAAGACGGGAGAAAGTGGGAAGACGCCCCTGATACCAAGCCGATCGATACATTGATCGACGTCGCCTATGGTGACGGAACCTATGTCGGTGTCGGACTGCACGGCTTGCGGATGTCGAGCCAGGACGGCCTGAAATGGAACTTTAAAGAACGCGGGCTCGAAGGCGAACACTTTAATACCGTGATTTGGACTGGAGAGAAATTCGTAGCCGTCGGCAACGGGGGCACACTCGAGTCGCCCAACGGCCGCTCGTGGGAGCGAATCCCCAACGAGAACGCCCCGCTCGCCTGCTGCTACGGCGATGGCGTCTTCGTCGGCTCGCACTGGAAAGGTCGGATTCTCCGCTCAACCGATGGCTACAAATTCGACGAAGTTCTTAAATTAGACAATCACATCGAAGCCATTATCTACGCAGAGGCATAG
- the ald gene encoding alanine dehydrogenase — MIVGVPREVKSDEYRVAMLPAGVEELVTAGHEVLVERGAGDGSGLPDEVYAANGATIVDSAEDVFAAAELLVKVKEPQPEEWPLLRSGQMVFTYYHLAASEELTKALLQRGITAIAYETLRGVKGDLPLLTPMSEVAGRMSIQEGAKYLERPQEGRGILLGGVPGVLPATIVVLGGGIVGKEAARIAAGFGAEVVILDINVDRLRHLEDVMPSNVTTLFSDRHNIRDQVRRADLVIGGVLIPGARAPRLVTADDLKEMKAGAVIVDVCIDQGGCFETSRPTTHAEPTYIVDDIVHYCVTNMPGAVGRTSTYALCNVTFPFVMRIAQGQLQTDAALRSAINLQGGRVTNRAVADTFGLEYAELN, encoded by the coding sequence ATGATCGTCGGTGTGCCGCGGGAAGTGAAATCGGACGAGTATCGCGTGGCGATGCTGCCCGCGGGAGTGGAGGAACTTGTCACCGCGGGGCACGAGGTGCTTGTTGAACGTGGCGCCGGCGACGGTAGCGGTCTGCCCGATGAGGTCTACGCCGCCAACGGGGCGACGATCGTCGACTCGGCAGAAGACGTCTTTGCGGCTGCTGAACTCTTGGTGAAAGTCAAAGAGCCGCAGCCTGAAGAGTGGCCATTACTCCGATCAGGACAGATGGTCTTCACGTACTATCACCTCGCCGCCAGTGAGGAATTGACGAAGGCGTTGCTCCAACGCGGCATCACGGCGATCGCCTATGAGACACTCCGCGGCGTTAAAGGCGATCTTCCCTTGCTCACCCCCATGAGCGAGGTTGCCGGGCGGATGAGTATTCAGGAGGGCGCGAAATATCTGGAACGCCCGCAGGAGGGCCGCGGCATTCTGCTCGGTGGCGTCCCCGGGGTATTACCGGCGACGATCGTGGTGCTCGGCGGGGGAATCGTCGGCAAAGAGGCGGCCCGGATCGCCGCCGGCTTCGGAGCCGAGGTCGTCATTCTGGATATCAACGTCGACCGCCTGCGGCACCTTGAAGACGTGATGCCATCCAACGTCACGACACTGTTTAGCGATCGGCACAATATCCGAGATCAGGTCCGCCGAGCCGATCTCGTGATTGGTGGCGTCTTAATTCCCGGGGCCCGCGCACCGCGGCTCGTCACGGCTGATGATCTTAAAGAGATGAAGGCGGGGGCCGTGATCGTCGACGTTTGCATCGATCAGGGCGGTTGCTTCGAAACATCTCGCCCGACGACGCACGCCGAGCCGACCTATATTGTCGATGACATTGTGCACTACTGCGTCACGAACATGCCCGGCGCCGTCGGTCGCACCAGCACCTATGCGCTGTGCAACGTGACATTTCCGTTCGTGATGCGCATCGCGCAGGGCCAGTTGCAAACCGACGCGGCGCTGCGATCGGCCATCAACCTTCAAGGCGGTCGCGTCACCAATCGCGCCGTCGCCGATACGTTCGGACTTGAGTATGCTGAACTGAATTGA
- a CDS encoding Nif3-like dinuclear metal center hexameric protein, giving the protein MPTVHDLRRALETIAPPTIAEDWDNVGLLLGDPEAEVNRVLTCLTLTPDVAAEAVEDEADLIVTHHPIFFRGTKRITTETSDGAMILKLARAGVAVYSPHTSYDSGPAGINRQIANRLGLDDVRPLRVIEPASTQARSASKGPTEECRADLNESTNENQSDPAELGAGRYGVLNPPLEVHEFLRRVKVAFGIDSLRHVPADTELVGRVAIACGSAGEFLSDASAHCCQYLLTGETSFHTCLEARAAGMGLILLGHYRSERFAMDRLAEMLSGEFPEISATSSHAESDPITRS; this is encoded by the coding sequence ATGCCGACCGTTCACGACCTCCGTCGGGCGCTGGAAACCATCGCGCCGCCTACGATCGCCGAAGACTGGGACAACGTCGGGCTGTTGCTCGGCGATCCCGAGGCGGAGGTGAACCGCGTCTTGACCTGCCTGACGCTCACGCCCGATGTCGCCGCCGAAGCCGTCGAGGACGAAGCCGACCTGATCGTGACCCACCATCCGATCTTCTTTCGTGGGACGAAGCGAATCACGACTGAGACTTCAGACGGGGCGATGATCCTGAAACTCGCTCGGGCCGGGGTGGCGGTATATTCGCCACACACCAGTTACGACAGCGGCCCCGCGGGAATCAATCGCCAGATCGCCAACCGCCTCGGCCTCGACGATGTCCGCCCGCTCCGCGTGATTGAGCCCGCTTCTACACAAGCCCGCAGCGCCAGCAAGGGACCAACAGAGGAATGCCGAGCAGATTTGAACGAGTCAACAAACGAAAATCAGTCCGACCCCGCCGAACTCGGCGCGGGACGCTACGGAGTGCTGAACCCGCCTTTGGAAGTGCATGAATTCCTACGACGGGTCAAAGTCGCCTTCGGGATCGACTCCTTGCGTCACGTGCCGGCTGATACCGAACTGGTCGGTCGCGTCGCAATCGCCTGCGGCTCGGCGGGCGAGTTCCTCTCCGACGCGTCAGCGCACTGCTGCCAATATCTGCTGACCGGTGAAACGAGCTTTCACACCTGCCTGGAAGCCCGGGCCGCAGGAATGGGGCTAATTTTGCTCGGCCACTATCGAAGCGAGCGGTTCGCCATGGACCGACTGGCCGAGATGCTCTCCGGCGAATTTCCGGAAATCTCGGCCACGTCGAGCCACGCCGAAAGCGACCCCATCACCAGGAGCTAA
- the nadC gene encoding carboxylating nicotinate-nucleotide diphosphorylase, producing the protein MLTSDELVAADRLIELALAEDLGPDRDDITSRVTLPEEATGSVEIVARQAGVLAGLPIAARVFERLGAEVAFEMLTRDGANLEPGTAVAALSGPLRTLLTGERTALNFLTLLSGVASLTRQFVDRVEGTSAVILDTRKTLPGYRLLEKYAVRKGGGTNHRMGLHDGCLIKDNHLAGRKSTHPNESLAEMLRNVRRELGAERSIEIEVDTLDQLREALPGEPDIVLLDNMPPDTLRTAVRLRDELAPAALLEASGGVTLETVRGIAEAGVDRISIGGLTHSAPALDLGFDWSDRATA; encoded by the coding sequence ATGCTGACTTCTGACGAACTGGTCGCAGCCGACAGGTTGATTGAACTCGCGCTGGCTGAGGATCTCGGGCCAGATCGTGACGACATCACCAGTCGCGTAACGCTGCCGGAAGAGGCGACCGGTTCGGTCGAAATTGTCGCCCGCCAAGCCGGCGTCCTCGCCGGATTGCCGATCGCCGCGCGGGTCTTCGAGCGACTCGGGGCGGAGGTCGCCTTCGAAATGCTGACCCGAGACGGAGCGAACCTCGAACCCGGGACGGCGGTCGCGGCGCTCTCGGGACCGCTGCGAACCTTGCTGACCGGAGAGCGGACGGCTCTGAATTTTTTGACGCTTCTGAGCGGTGTCGCGAGCCTGACGCGGCAATTCGTCGACCGCGTTGAAGGGACGAGTGCGGTGATCCTAGATACGCGAAAGACACTGCCCGGTTACCGCCTGCTGGAGAAATATGCCGTTCGAAAAGGGGGTGGCACGAACCATCGCATGGGTCTGCACGACGGCTGCCTGATCAAGGACAATCATCTTGCCGGTCGGAAGTCGACCCATCCCAATGAGTCTTTAGCCGAGATGTTGCGTAATGTTCGCCGCGAGCTCGGCGCTGAGCGATCGATCGAGATCGAGGTGGACACGTTGGATCAATTGCGTGAAGCGCTGCCGGGGGAACCGGACATCGTGCTGCTCGACAATATGCCCCCCGACACGCTGCGAACCGCGGTCCGACTGCGAGACGAACTCGCACCGGCAGCACTGCTTGAAGCGTCGGGTGGCGTGACGCTTGAGACGGTGCGGGGAATCGCGGAGGCAGGCGTCGACCGCATCAGCATCGGTGGGCTGACGCATTCGGCCCCGGCACTCGACCTCGGATTTGACTGGTCCGACCGGGCGACAGCATGA
- a CDS encoding ArnT family glycosyltransferase, protein MTKSDQIAASEDRSSLVRLIPIAIGAWLVLAGILFATVTLTNAGSDWTRLKIAFVLLDGIARELPSGVQFLPQRIDLLLTAISIVAGAFAMGRLLVRSVIPRDFATALERQLFAIAIGYSAVSLLTLAAGLVGALSRPLFMVVLVAAVLAECALTVVDRRCNSGTKLRWPKLGRVEIICIATATPFVILALLGAMFPPMEFDVKEYHLGGPKEFFVGGAVTFLPHNAYTSFPFFSEMLSLCAMVLRDDWYRGALAGKLVLATFGPLTGLAIYAAGKRLFSPATGAVAGLFYVSAPWTYRLSVIAYVEGALSFYVAMAILSGVVAVIAIREGTAGAWRVSLLLGLISGTAVACKYPGLVQVVIPAGALMIAAVLFARRRFARRRSHQPAEDTESTERPSGRPMRLLTGSVFALGVLLTCGPWLLKNTIETGNPVYPLLFSVLGGADWDPELDAKWGDAHSPPHFRPVTLATEAFGIAAKNDWQTAVVLLFAPLSLLRVREPRTAILCGLSLYLYLAWWLLTHRIDRFWVPMLPALVLLSAVGFETARRSIGNAMPVGMAGIAIAFNLGLIFTGICGPAEVLADLDAARKYSERSSTGIAAVNKLVEPGDRVLLVGEAEIFDARFRPIYNTVFDKNIVEEWMGDRSGYQPFGGMDSLPPETIAKTLEDQEIKYILVNWSEIARYRTTYGYSDFVTPAIFDDLVAAGVLGEPIAAAFVELDALPSNQRKLIEREFPQLIKEGRPTVFLAETIYRIRSRAKK, encoded by the coding sequence ATGACCAAGTCAGACCAAATTGCCGCGAGCGAGGATCGTAGTTCTTTGGTTCGGCTGATTCCGATTGCGATCGGAGCCTGGCTGGTACTCGCCGGGATATTGTTCGCCACAGTGACACTCACCAATGCCGGGAGCGACTGGACACGGCTCAAGATCGCATTCGTGCTGCTCGATGGTATCGCAAGGGAACTCCCATCGGGCGTGCAGTTCCTTCCGCAGCGGATCGATCTTCTCCTCACGGCGATCAGTATCGTCGCGGGAGCGTTCGCGATGGGTCGCCTGCTTGTGCGGTCGGTTATCCCGCGAGATTTCGCGACGGCGTTAGAGCGTCAGCTCTTCGCGATCGCGATCGGTTACTCCGCCGTCTCGCTTTTGACGCTGGCTGCCGGACTTGTCGGCGCACTTTCGAGACCGCTTTTCATGGTGGTTCTTGTCGCCGCGGTGCTTGCAGAATGCGCGCTGACGGTGGTCGACCGACGATGCAACAGCGGTACGAAATTGCGATGGCCAAAGCTGGGCCGGGTCGAGATTATCTGCATCGCGACCGCCACTCCGTTTGTGATTCTCGCTTTGCTCGGAGCGATGTTTCCGCCAATGGAATTCGACGTGAAGGAATATCATTTAGGCGGCCCCAAGGAATTTTTCGTAGGCGGAGCGGTCACGTTTCTGCCGCACAACGCCTATACAAGTTTTCCATTCTTCAGCGAGATGCTCTCGTTGTGCGCGATGGTCTTGCGAGACGATTGGTATCGCGGCGCGTTGGCGGGCAAGCTGGTGCTCGCGACGTTCGGCCCCCTGACGGGCTTAGCGATCTACGCGGCGGGCAAGCGATTATTCTCACCGGCCACCGGAGCCGTTGCCGGGCTGTTTTACGTCAGCGCGCCTTGGACGTACCGCCTGTCAGTGATCGCGTACGTGGAAGGCGCGCTCTCGTTCTACGTGGCAATGGCGATCTTGTCCGGTGTCGTCGCGGTCATTGCGATCCGAGAGGGCACCGCGGGTGCATGGAGAGTATCTCTGCTACTCGGACTCATTAGCGGAACCGCGGTCGCGTGCAAATATCCCGGGCTGGTGCAGGTTGTGATCCCCGCGGGTGCCCTGATGATCGCCGCCGTACTCTTTGCTCGGAGACGGTTTGCTCGGAGAAGATCCCACCAACCGGCAGAAGATACCGAATCGACTGAGAGACCGTCCGGTCGTCCGATGCGACTTCTGACTGGTTCCGTCTTCGCACTCGGAGTCTTGCTCACCTGCGGCCCCTGGCTGCTGAAGAACACGATCGAAACTGGCAACCCGGTCTATCCGTTGCTCTTCTCCGTACTCGGCGGAGCAGACTGGGACCCCGAACTCGATGCCAAATGGGGCGATGCGCACTCGCCGCCGCACTTTCGCCCGGTCACATTAGCCACCGAGGCGTTCGGAATTGCTGCTAAGAACGACTGGCAGACTGCTGTGGTCCTGTTGTTCGCGCCTCTCTCTCTCTTAAGAGTCCGAGAGCCTCGGACCGCGATTCTGTGTGGCCTGTCTCTTTACCTTTATCTGGCGTGGTGGCTGCTGACTCATCGCATCGATCGCTTTTGGGTGCCGATGCTGCCTGCGCTCGTGTTGCTGAGCGCTGTCGGATTTGAAACGGCGAGGCGATCAATCGGTAACGCGATGCCGGTCGGAATGGCGGGCATCGCAATCGCCTTCAATCTGGGGCTGATCTTTACTGGCATCTGCGGCCCGGCTGAAGTTCTGGCTGACCTCGACGCCGCCCGAAAATACTCGGAGCGCAGTTCGACCGGCATCGCCGCAGTCAACAAGTTGGTGGAGCCGGGTGACCGAGTGTTGCTGGTCGGCGAAGCGGAGATCTTCGACGCACGATTCCGCCCGATTTACAACACGGTCTTCGACAAAAACATCGTCGAAGAATGGATGGGTGATCGCAGCGGATACCAACCGTTCGGCGGAATGGATTCACTTCCGCCCGAGACTATTGCGAAGACACTCGAAGACCAAGAGATCAAGTACATCCTCGTCAACTGGAGCGAGATCGCACGCTACCGCACGACCTACGGCTACAGTGACTTTGTGACTCCGGCGATCTTCGACGACCTGGTCGCAGCCGGCGTGCTCGGCGAGCCGATTGCCGCGGCGTTTGTCGAACTCGATGCCCTCCCTTCCAATCAGAGGAAGCTCATCGAACGGGAATTCCCGCAATTAATAAAAGAAGGGCGACCGACCGTTTTTCTCGCGGAGACGATCTACCGCATCCGCAGTCGGGCGAAAAAATGA
- a CDS encoding glycosyltransferase family 2 protein — protein MQDECPKLSIIVPVLNEADSLGELFTQVKSSCESAQITFELILIDDGSTDRSWAIIDELAGADDRVSGIRLRRNFGKAAALTAGMRATRGERILMMDADLQDDPAEIPKFMQKMDEGFDVVNGWKERRLDPWHKTYPSKVFNWLVGAMTGLKLHDHNCGLKLFTSEVASEIRIYGELHRFIAVLAHSRGFRVAELPVHHRPRVHGYSKYGVVRFLRGLLDLITVAFLISFRQRPQHLMGAIGLGFFGIGSAGLTYLAVEWVFMNVFGVWEPTPIGNRPLLMYSIVAVILGAQALSLGLLAELLVAYTTRDRDAYSVATTTERDDEDPHAIAI, from the coding sequence ATGCAAGACGAATGCCCCAAACTCTCCATCATCGTCCCCGTCCTGAACGAAGCTGACAGCCTCGGCGAACTGTTCACCCAAGTGAAGAGTTCGTGTGAGTCCGCTCAGATTACGTTCGAACTGATTCTCATCGACGACGGCTCGACCGATCGAAGCTGGGCGATCATCGACGAACTCGCCGGCGCAGATGATCGCGTTTCCGGCATTCGACTCCGCCGTAACTTCGGCAAAGCCGCGGCGCTGACTGCCGGAATGCGTGCCACTCGCGGCGAACGCATTTTGATGATGGACGCCGACCTGCAGGATGACCCGGCGGAGATTCCGAAGTTCATGCAGAAGATGGACGAGGGTTTCGACGTCGTCAACGGTTGGAAAGAACGGCGTCTCGACCCGTGGCACAAGACGTACCCCAGCAAAGTCTTCAACTGGCTCGTCGGGGCGATGACCGGCTTAAAATTGCACGATCACAATTGCGGACTGAAACTCTTCACGAGCGAAGTCGCCTCGGAAATTCGCATCTACGGGGAACTGCACCGCTTCATTGCCGTGCTGGCACACTCGCGTGGGTTTCGCGTGGCTGAATTACCGGTACATCACCGGCCGCGGGTCCACGGCTATTCCAAGTACGGCGTCGTCAGGTTTCTGCGGGGGTTGCTCGACCTCATCACGGTGGCGTTCTTGATCAGCTTCCGTCAGCGACCGCAGCATCTGATGGGAGCGATCGGGCTTGGCTTCTTTGGAATCGGCTCGGCTGGGCTGACGTATCTGGCCGTCGAGTGGGTCTTCATGAATGTGTTCGGGGTGTGGGAACCGACGCCGATCGGCAACCGCCCGTTGCTGATGTATTCGATCGTGGCGGTCATTCTGGGGGCACAGGCTTTGTCGCTGGGCTTATTGGCAGAATTGCTGGTCGCCTACACGACCCGCGACCGTGACGCATATAGCGTGGCAACGACGACCGAACGGGACGATGAAGACCCGCACGCGATCGCGATTTGA
- a CDS encoding lysylphosphatidylglycerol synthase transmembrane domain-containing protein, with the protein MSAVSNTVAMTFGERFKSVRLSPKARSISWKVFNWLLCVAVLIFVGMQGWKLWNDGRDSAGEIQLHYGWLALSGLFYAVGWFPSIWFWQRLMRRMGDHIPWQAVARAYYCGHLGKYLPGKAFVVIIRGQMCAAAGGRMRTAVVTVFYETLIMMGCGLAVMVALAPALFPAEVGSRVPEAMQKFLADTSLISLVEQPYLAPILTFVACLLALPLISRLLTIVAVKAAPAGVDAETLRRPIDWKLIGAGLVSFVVAWYLQGLSLWASLRAVGSDAALADINVWTEISTIGTVGGFLAVFSPGGLGVREGLVLNLLKLQPDVGPRAAILATVLVRVVWFVTEIIVAGVLYMAVHPRRLAKSASRPMDESISRQEADLPPEESSCKTNAPNSPSSSPS; encoded by the coding sequence ATGTCGGCGGTCAGTAATACAGTTGCCATGACGTTCGGCGAACGGTTCAAATCGGTTCGGCTCAGCCCCAAAGCCCGCTCCATCAGTTGGAAAGTCTTCAACTGGTTGCTGTGCGTTGCCGTTCTGATTTTCGTCGGAATGCAGGGCTGGAAACTCTGGAACGACGGTCGTGATTCGGCCGGAGAAATTCAGTTGCACTACGGGTGGCTCGCGCTGTCCGGCTTATTTTACGCGGTCGGGTGGTTCCCTTCGATCTGGTTCTGGCAGCGGCTGATGCGGCGGATGGGCGACCACATCCCGTGGCAAGCGGTTGCTCGAGCTTATTACTGCGGCCATCTGGGCAAATACCTGCCCGGCAAAGCGTTCGTGGTGATCATTCGCGGGCAGATGTGTGCCGCGGCTGGCGGCCGAATGCGGACGGCGGTCGTGACGGTGTTTTACGAAACGCTGATCATGATGGGCTGCGGGCTGGCGGTGATGGTCGCACTCGCCCCGGCCCTGTTCCCCGCCGAAGTCGGTTCGCGCGTGCCCGAAGCGATGCAGAAATTTCTGGCCGATACGTCACTTATTTCACTCGTCGAGCAGCCCTACCTCGCCCCGATTCTCACATTCGTGGCCTGCCTGCTCGCTCTGCCATTAATCTCTCGCCTGCTCACGATCGTCGCGGTCAAAGCGGCGCCAGCCGGTGTCGATGCCGAAACGCTGCGTCGACCGATCGACTGGAAGTTGATTGGTGCCGGCTTGGTCAGTTTTGTCGTCGCGTGGTATTTGCAGGGGCTGAGCCTGTGGGCGAGCCTGCGGGCCGTCGGAAGTGATGCGGCCTTGGCCGACATCAACGTCTGGACCGAGATATCGACGATCGGGACTGTCGGCGGATTCCTCGCGGTGTTCTCGCCGGGCGGACTCGGCGTGCGTGAAGGACTGGTGCTCAATCTACTGAAATTACAACCCGACGTCGGCCCTCGGGCGGCGATCCTGGCAACGGTCCTGGTCCGAGTGGTCTGGTTCGTTACCGAAATCATCGTGGCCGGTGTACTCTATATGGCAGTCCACCCGCGCCGACTGGCCAAGTCGGCGTCCCGCCCTATGGATGAATCAATTTCTCGGCAGGAAGCCGACCTCCCCCCTGAGGAGTCGTCATGCAAGACGAATGCCCCAAACTCTCCATCATCGTCCCCGTCCTGA
- a CDS encoding acetolactate synthase — protein sequence MSSDYGAMTPTETETARGRPWACLRQFSVFMENRVGNLTDLMRQIERDDLKVVGLSILDSVDFAVTRMIMDNYERAHEIFALTGLTVFENDVIGIVLPDDPQPFTEICRPLLRAEVNIHYAYPLMHRRRGQGSVALYVDDLDLALTALEPTDLTVVTEQDLAEGDEFL from the coding sequence ATGTCGAGTGATTACGGAGCAATGACACCAACGGAGACAGAGACCGCGCGCGGTCGTCCTTGGGCGTGCCTGCGGCAGTTCAGCGTCTTTATGGAAAACCGCGTCGGTAATCTGACCGACCTGATGCGACAAATCGAGCGCGATGATCTGAAAGTCGTCGGTTTGAGTATTCTCGACTCGGTCGACTTCGCCGTCACCCGCATGATTATGGACAATTATGAGCGGGCTCACGAAATCTTTGCTCTCACCGGTTTGACCGTGTTCGAGAACGATGTCATCGGGATTGTCCTGCCGGATGATCCGCAACCGTTCACTGAGATCTGCCGACCGCTCTTGCGGGCTGAAGTCAATATTCATTATGCGTACCCGCTGATGCACCGTCGGAGGGGCCAAGGATCGGTCGCGCTTTATGTCGATGACCTCGACTTGGCGCTGACGGCGCTGGAGCCGACAGATTTGACGGTCGTGACGGAGCAGGATCTCGCCGAGGGAGATGAGTTCCTGTGA